Proteins co-encoded in one Chionomys nivalis chromosome 6, mChiNiv1.1, whole genome shotgun sequence genomic window:
- the LOC130876132 gene encoding phospholipid phosphatase 2-like isoform X1 gives MAGVITATIILGSSGEAYLVYTDRLYSRSDFNNYVAAIYKVLVTFLFGAAVSQSWTDLAKYMIGRLRPSFLAVCDPDWSQVNCSDYVQLEVCRGSPANVTEARLSFYSGHSSFGMYCMLFLALYVQARLCWKWARLLRPTVQFFLVAFAIYVGYTCVSDHKHHWSDVLAGLLQGALVACLLVHYVSDFFKSWPPQPCQEDQEPEHKPSLSLMLTLSDGP, from the exons ATGGCTGGGGTCATCACAGCCACCATCATCCTT GGCTCATCAGGGGAGGCCTACCTGGTGTACACAGACCGTCTCTATTCACGATCCGACTTCAACAACTACGTGGCCGCCATCTACAAGGTGCTGGTGACCTTCCTGTTCGGGGCCGCCGTGAGCCAGTCTTGGACCGACCTGGCCAAGTACATGATTGGCCGGCTGAGACCCAGCTTCTTGGCTGTCTGTGACCCTGACTGGAGCCAGGTCAACTGCTCTGACTACGTGCAGCTGGAGGTGTGCAGGGGCAGCCCTGCCAACGTCACTGAGGCCAG GCTCTCCTTTTACTCCGGACACTCCTCCTTCGGCATGTATTGCATGTTGTTCCTGGCG CTCTATGTGCAGGCCCGGCTCTGCTGGAAGTGGGCACGGCTGCTGAGGCCCACGGTTCAGTTCTTCTTGGTGGCCTTTGCAATCTATGTGGGCTACACCTGTGTGTCAGACCACAAGCACCACTGGAGTGATGTCCTCGCCGGCctcctgcagggagccctggTAGCATGCCT actggtcCACTATGTCTCAGACTTCTTCAAATCCTGGCCGCCCCAGCCCTGCCAGGAGGACCAGGAACCAGAGCACAAACCCAGTCTGTCCCTGATGCTGACCCTCAGCGATGGACCTTAG
- the LOC130876132 gene encoding phospholipid phosphatase 2-like isoform X2, whose amino-acid sequence MAGVITATIILGSSGEAYLVYTDRLYSRSDFNNYVAAIYKVLVTFLFGAAVSQSWTDLAKYMIGRLRPSFLAVCDPDWSQVNCSDYVQLEVCRGSPANVTEARLSFYSGHSSFGMYCMLFLALYVQARLCWKWARLLRPTVQFFLVAFAIYVGYTCVSDHKHHWSDVLAGLLQGALVACLMVSYVSDFFKSWPPQPCQEDQEPEHKPSLSLMLTLSDGP is encoded by the exons ATGGCTGGGGTCATCACAGCCACCATCATCCTT GGCTCATCAGGGGAGGCCTACCTGGTGTACACAGACCGTCTCTATTCACGATCCGACTTCAACAACTACGTGGCCGCCATCTACAAGGTGCTGGTGACCTTCCTGTTCGGGGCCGCCGTGAGCCAGTCTTGGACCGACCTGGCCAAGTACATGATTGGCCGGCTGAGACCCAGCTTCTTGGCTGTCTGTGACCCTGACTGGAGCCAGGTCAACTGCTCTGACTACGTGCAGCTGGAGGTGTGCAGGGGCAGCCCTGCCAACGTCACTGAGGCCAG GCTCTCCTTTTACTCCGGACACTCCTCCTTCGGCATGTATTGCATGTTGTTCCTGGCG CTCTATGTGCAGGCCCGGCTCTGCTGGAAGTGGGCACGGCTGCTGAGGCCCACGGTTCAGTTCTTCTTGGTGGCCTTTGCAATCTATGTGGGCTACACCTGTGTGTCAGACCACAAGCACCACTGGAGTGATGTCCTCGCCGGCctcctgcagggagccctggTAGCATGCCTCATGGTGAG CTATGTCTCAGACTTCTTCAAATCCTGGCCGCCCCAGCCCTGCCAGGAGGACCAGGAACCAGAGCACAAACCCAGTCTGTCCCTGATGCTGACCCTCAGCGATGGACCTTAG